The following DNA comes from Caulobacter sp. X.
GATCTCGCTGACCTTCGAAACGATGCCCGCCAGGGCCTCGCCCGTGTCGCCCACCAGGCGCACGCCGCGTTCGACCTGTCTGGTGCTGCTGGCGATCAGGACCTTGATCTCCTTGGCGGCGTCGGCCGAGCGCTGAGCCAGCGCCCGCACCTCCTGGGCGACCACCGCGAAGCCCCGTCCAGCCTCGCCCGCGCGGGCGGCCTCGACCCCCGCGTTCAGGGCCAGAAGGTTGGTCTGGAAGGCGATCTCGTCGATCACGCCGATGATCCGGGTGATCTGATTGGAAGAGCTTTCGATCTCGCCCATGGCCGCGACGGCTTCCCGGACGACTTCGCCCGAGCGATCGGCATGGCTCCGCGCTTCGGCGGCCGCGGCAGACGCTTCGAGGGCGCCGTCGGCGCTGCGCTTGACGGTGGCGGCGATCTCCTCGATCGCGGCCGCGGTTTCTTCCAGGCTGGCGGCCTGCTGCTCGGTCCGCCGGGAAAGGTCGTCGGCGGCGCTGGCGATCTCGCCGGAGCCCGAGCGGAGATTGTCGGTCGCGTCGGCGATGGCGCTCAGCGCGCCGCGCAGGCTTTCCACCGAGCGGTTGAAGTCGCCCTTGATGCGGTCGTACTGGTCCGGAAAGGTGTCGATCTCGGCGGTCAGGTCGCCATCGGCCAGGCGCCCCAGCTTTTCGGCCAGGATCGAAACGACCTGGTTCTGGACGGCGGCGGCCTGTTCGCGCTCGGCGCGGCTGGCTTCCTGCTCGCGGCGCACGGCCGTGATGTCGGTGGCGAACTTGATGACCTTGTAGGGCTTGCCGTCGGCGTCGAACACCGGATTGTAGCTGGCCCGGATCCAGATCTCGGCGCCGCCCGCGCCGATGCGGCGGAAGGCGTCCGAAAAGAACTCACCCGCCCGCAGCCGTTCCCAGAACCGCGCGTAGTCGGGGCTGGCGACGTCGGCGGGATCGACGAACATGCTGTGATGGCGTCCCCGGATCTCCTCGATCCGATAGCCCATGGTGGCCAGGAAGTTGTCGTTGGCGTCGATGATGGTCCCGTCGAGCTGGAACTCGATCACCGCCTGAGAGCGATGGATCGCCGTGACCGTCGCCTTCAGCTCCGCCGCTTCCGTGCGCAGCGCCCTGCTGCGCTTGTCCTCGATGCCAAACATGATCGTACCCTCTCAAACTGGAGGGACGTCCTATGACAGGATGCTTAAGGCTTGATTATATCGAGTTCGATATTTTCAACTTTTATTTGGTTACGCCGTCTTAAGTAAATGAGACGACTTTAGCGCGCATGGTCGACGATATCGCGCACGCCAAGGCCCCGCTCGCCAAGCCCCGCCCGTTGGAGGCGGATGATCCAGGCTACCGCGAGCTGCACCTGGACAATCAGCTGTGCCTGGCCATCCAGATCGCCGACAGCCTGGTCACCAAGATCTATCGGGGGCTGCTGGAGCCGCTCGGCCTGACCCATCCGCAGTATCTCGTCTTGATCGCCCTTTGGGAGCGCTCCGAACGCTGCAGCATGGGCGACCTGCGCCGAGGCCTATGCATGGACACCGGCGCGGTGACGCCGCTGGTCAAGCGCATGGAGGCCGCGGGCCTGCTGCGGCGGACGCGCGACATCGCCGACGAGCGACGGGTGTGGGTCGATCTCACCGAAGCCGGCTGGGCCCTTCGCGATCGGGTGCTGGAGGTCCGGCGCAACGTCGTCGCGCGCCTGCCTCTGTCGGACGCCGAGATCGTCGCGCTCAGATCGAGCCTGCAATCGCTGAACGCCGCCATGCTGGCCGACAGCCCGCCTTTGCGCTGAAGACCGGCGCGGCCTAGCTCCCAGCGCCCGACCCGCTTAAACACCGCGCCATGCCCGCCACTCGCGCCCGCCTGATCCCCTACGCCGCCCTGATGGGCGCCATCGTCGTGCTGTGCGTGGGGACCTCCTTCGCCAAGAGCCTGTTCCCGATGATCGGCGCCCAGGGGACGACCGCCTATCGCGTCGGCTTCTCGGCGCTGATCCTGCTGCTGGTCTGGCGGCCCTGGCGCCATCCGCTCTCGCGCGCCGACCTTGGCCGCATCGCCGCCTACGGCGCTGTGATGGGGCTGATGAACCTTTGCTTCTACATGGCGATCCGCACCGTGCCGCTGGGCCTGGCGATCGCGATCGAGTTCATGGGGCCGCTGGCCGTGGCGGTCGCCAGCTCGCGCAAGCTGATCCATTTCGTCTGGATCGGCCTGGCGGTGCTCGGTCTTGGCCTGCTGCTGCCGATCGACCCCGGCGCCAAGCCCCTCGATCCGGTCGGCGTCGGCTTCGCCTGCGCCGCGGCGGTGATGTGGGCGCTGTACATCATCCTCGGCAAGCGGACCGGCCACCTGCATGCGGGACGCTCGGTGGCCTTGGGGATGACGACGGCGGCCCTGATCGTCGCGCCGATCGGGATCGCCTCGGCTGGCGCCAGCCTCTTCTACCCCAAGGTCGTGCTGCTGGGCCTGGTTGTCGCCGTGCTGTCCAGCGCCATCCCCTATTCGCTGGAGATGATCGCCCTGCGCGGCATTCCCAAGCGCAGCTTCGGCGTGGTGCTGAGCGCCGAGCCGGCCGTTGGCGCGCTGGCGGGTCTCGTGATCCTGGGCGAGCACCTCGCCGCTTCGCAATGGCTGGCCATCGTCGCGATCATCGCCGCCTCGGTCGGTACGATCCTGACCACGCCCGCCGACGCCGTGGCCGATGAGATCACGCCTTAGGCAGATGCGGCCCGCCGCGCCGGCGCGACATCATGACTCTTGAGCGACTCGCTCAGTGGACTGAAGCTTCGATCACCGTCCGCGTGGAGCGTTGCCAATGGCGATCAGTGCGTTCGAGAAGCAGCTTATGGGTTACGGCCTGACGACGGCCGAGATCCACTATCACATGCCAGACCATCCCGGCCTGCTGCAGCTTTACCTCTGGCAGGACTACGACCTGGCCCCGAAGTTCCCGACCTTGAAGGGCTTCCTCGACTTCTGGAGCCGGGAGCTGGACGGGGTCCTGCACTCGGTCCGGGTGGCCCACAACAAGCTGATCGGCCCCCGCGAATGGCGGGCCGTGAACGGGGTCTTCACCCTGCAATAGGTTTGCTGGGCTTGCTTCGGGCGCTCGTCGACCGTAACTCCCCGGTCGATGAGCGCTGGAGCCAAGATCTGCGGACTGTCGACGCCCGAGACGGTCAAGGCCGCCTTCGACGGCGGCGCGGCCTATCTGGGCTTCGTCTTCTTCGCGAAGAGCCCGCGCAACCTGACGCCCGAAACCGCCGCGCGGCTGGTCGAACCGGTGCGTGGTCGCGGCGTGAAGACCGTGGCCGTCACCGTCGATCCCGACGACGCCTTGGTTGACCGCTTGATGGCGACGATGCGGCCCGACCTGATCCAGGTCCACGGCAAGGAGGCGCCGTCGCGCGTCCGCGAGATCGCCGCCCGCGCCGGGGTCGGGGTCATCAAGGCCTTCTCGGTCTCCAGCCCCGCCGACGTCGACCAGGCCGCCGCCTTCGACGGCGTCGCCGAGCACCTGATGTTCGACGCCAAGCCCGTGGAAGGCTCGGCCCTGCCTGGGGGCACCGGCGCCCGGTTCGACTGGGGACTGCTGACGGGACGCCGCTTTTCGCGCCCGCATTTCCTGGCCGGCGGGCTTGATCCGTGGAACGTGGCCGAGGCGATCACGGTCTCGGGAACCCCGCTCGTGGACGTTTCCTCTGGCGTGGAGCGCGGTCCCGGCCTAAAGGACCCCGCTCTGATCTCGGCGTTCCTGGACGCCGTCAAACGCGCCTGACTGCTGGAAAGCTCTCGTGAACGCTCCCGCGAAACCCAACGACTACTCGGCCTACCCCGACGCGAACGGCCGGTTCGGCGACTTCGGCGGCCGCTATGTGGCCGAGACGCTGATGCCGCTGGTGCTGGACCTGGGCAAGGCCTACGCCGACGCCAAGGCCGACCCCGAGTTCCAGGCGCAGCTGAAGAGCTACAATACCCACTACGCCGGCCGGCCCAGCCCGCTCTATTTCGCCGAGCGCCTGACCGAGCACTTCGGCGGGGCCAAGATCTATTTCAAGCGCGACGAGCTGAACCACACCGGCTCGCACAAGATCAACAACGCGCTCGGCCAGATCCTGCTGGCCATGCGCATGGGCAAGACCCGGATCATCGCCGAGACCGGCGCGGGCCAGCACGGCGTGGCCACCGCCACCGTCTGCGCGCGCTTTGGCCTGCCGTGCGTGGTCTATATGGGCGCCACCGACGTCGAGCGTCAGAAGCCCAACGTCTTCCGCATGAACCTGCTCGGCGCCGAAGTGCGTCCGGTCAGCTCGGGCACGGGCACCCTGAAGGACGCCATGAACGAGGCGATGCGCGATTGGGTGACCAACGTGCACGACACCTATTACCTGATCGGCACCGCCGCCGGCCCGCACCCCTATCCGGTGATGGTCCGCGACTTCCAGAGCGTGATCGGCGCCGAAGCCCGCGAGCAGATCCTGGAGATGGAAGGCCGTCTGCCCGACGCCGTGGTCGCCTGCATCGGCGGCGGCTCGAACGCCATCGGCCTGTTCCACCCGTTCCTGAACGACGCCAGCGTGCGCCTGATCGGCGTCGAGGCGGCCGGCCACGGCGTCTCGACCGACAAGCACGCCGCCTCGCTGACCGGCGGCCGCCCGGGCGTTCTGCACGGCAACAAGACCTATCTGCTGCAAGACGACGACGGCCAGATCATCGACGCCCACTCGATCTCGGCCGGTCTCGACTATCCGGGTATCGGCCCGGAGCACTCGTTCCTGCACGAGGTCGGCCGCGCCGAATATGTCTCGAGCACCGACGAGGAAGCCCTGGCGGCCTTCCAGCTGTGCTCGACCCTCGAAGGCATCATCCCGGCGCTGGAGCCGGCCCACGCCCTGGCTCGCGTCGGCGAGATCGCCCAGGAGCTGGGCAAGGACAAGATCGTGGTGATGAATCTCTGCGGTCGCGGCGACAAGGACATCTTCACGGTGGCCGAAGCGCTCGGGCGCAAGATCTAGGACCGACCCCGCGTGACCAAAGACCGTATCGACCGCCGCTTCGCGGCGCTGAAGGCCGAGAATCGGGCCGGCTTCGTGACCTATGTCATGGCCGGCGATCCCGACGCCGCCACGACGCTCTCGGTGCTGAAGGGCCTGCCGGCCGCCGGCGCCGACCTGATCGAGCTGGGCTTTCCGTTCTCCG
Coding sequences within:
- a CDS encoding PAS domain-containing methyl-accepting chemotaxis protein, producing the protein MFGIEDKRSRALRTEAAELKATVTAIHRSQAVIEFQLDGTIIDANDNFLATMGYRIEEIRGRHHSMFVDPADVASPDYARFWERLRAGEFFSDAFRRIGAGGAEIWIRASYNPVFDADGKPYKVIKFATDITAVRREQEASRAEREQAAAVQNQVVSILAEKLGRLADGDLTAEIDTFPDQYDRIKGDFNRSVESLRGALSAIADATDNLRSGSGEIASAADDLSRRTEQQAASLEETAAAIEEIAATVKRSADGALEASAAAAEARSHADRSGEVVREAVAAMGEIESSSNQITRIIGVIDEIAFQTNLLALNAGVEAARAGEAGRGFAVVAQEVRALAQRSADAAKEIKVLIASSTRQVERGVRLVGDTGEALAGIVSKVSEIDQLIREIAASSQEQSTGLNQVNAAMNQMDQVTQQNAAMVEETTAAVANMSTEARALAQLVGRFKTEPGALYHVRAAA
- a CDS encoding MarR family winged helix-turn-helix transcriptional regulator, whose amino-acid sequence is MVDDIAHAKAPLAKPRPLEADDPGYRELHLDNQLCLAIQIADSLVTKIYRGLLEPLGLTHPQYLVLIALWERSERCSMGDLRRGLCMDTGAVTPLVKRMEAAGLLRRTRDIADERRVWVDLTEAGWALRDRVLEVRRNVVARLPLSDAEIVALRSSLQSLNAAMLADSPPLR
- a CDS encoding DMT family transporter, which codes for MPATRARLIPYAALMGAIVVLCVGTSFAKSLFPMIGAQGTTAYRVGFSALILLLVWRPWRHPLSRADLGRIAAYGAVMGLMNLCFYMAIRTVPLGLAIAIEFMGPLAVAVASSRKLIHFVWIGLAVLGLGLLLPIDPGAKPLDPVGVGFACAAAVMWALYIILGKRTGHLHAGRSVALGMTTAALIVAPIGIASAGASLFYPKVVLLGLVVAVLSSAIPYSLEMIALRGIPKRSFGVVLSAEPAVGALAGLVILGEHLAASQWLAIVAIIAASVGTILTTPADAVADEITP
- a CDS encoding usg protein translates to MAISAFEKQLMGYGLTTAEIHYHMPDHPGLLQLYLWQDYDLAPKFPTLKGFLDFWSRELDGVLHSVRVAHNKLIGPREWRAVNGVFTLQ
- a CDS encoding phosphoribosylanthranilate isomerase translates to MSAGAKICGLSTPETVKAAFDGGAAYLGFVFFAKSPRNLTPETAARLVEPVRGRGVKTVAVTVDPDDALVDRLMATMRPDLIQVHGKEAPSRVREIAARAGVGVIKAFSVSSPADVDQAAAFDGVAEHLMFDAKPVEGSALPGGTGARFDWGLLTGRRFSRPHFLAGGLDPWNVAEAITVSGTPLVDVSSGVERGPGLKDPALISAFLDAVKRA
- the trpB gene encoding tryptophan synthase subunit beta, which produces MNAPAKPNDYSAYPDANGRFGDFGGRYVAETLMPLVLDLGKAYADAKADPEFQAQLKSYNTHYAGRPSPLYFAERLTEHFGGAKIYFKRDELNHTGSHKINNALGQILLAMRMGKTRIIAETGAGQHGVATATVCARFGLPCVVYMGATDVERQKPNVFRMNLLGAEVRPVSSGTGTLKDAMNEAMRDWVTNVHDTYYLIGTAAGPHPYPVMVRDFQSVIGAEAREQILEMEGRLPDAVVACIGGGSNAIGLFHPFLNDASVRLIGVEAAGHGVSTDKHAASLTGGRPGVLHGNKTYLLQDDDGQIIDAHSISAGLDYPGIGPEHSFLHEVGRAEYVSSTDEEALAAFQLCSTLEGIIPALEPAHALARVGEIAQELGKDKIVVMNLCGRGDKDIFTVAEALGRKI